The Anaerolineae bacterium genome contains the following window.
GTCATTCGTAGCCCGCAAGACGCCGGTTGTGCTGGACCTGGAGCATGTTGTCGGCTGGTCTGATGAGATGAGGCGGCAAGGCATCGAGCCAAGCGCGCGATTGATCAGCGCGGAGGTCATCCCTGCCGATCCAACAGTCGCCCGTGCTCTCGATCTACCGGTCAGCACGGCGGTGTACCGCATTGTCCGGGTCCAGTATGCTGGAGAGGTACCGTTGGGGGTCGATACGACCTATCTGCCTGCCGGACGTTTTCCTGGTTTTGCCGCCCATATTGCCGCTAACCCGGCCTCGATCTCGAAGGTGATGGTTGAACAATATGGCATCCGGCTACCACATGGCATTCAGTTTGTCGAAGCGATCAGCGTTGATCGGGCTACCGCCGAGTTGATCGGCGTTCTGCCCGGCTCACCGGTGTTACTGGCGGAGCGTACCACATTCGCCGCGGACGACACGCCAGTGCAATTCGTGCAGGCTGTGCACCGCTCCGGATTGGTACGGCTGAAGATCAGGTTGACAAACACATTCTCCCCTTACAACTGAACATAGCAAGGGGAGCATGTGGATGTTGGCTGTCTCACCAGGAGACACGCCTAAGAGACGTTTTTAGTTCATCAGGAGGAAAGACATGAACCTTCGCCGCAATTTGTTCGCCGTGCTACTCGTGAGCGCCCTGCTCACGGGGTCGCTGGTCGCCGCACAGGGGGACGAGCCAGTCAAGCTGGTCTTCTGGTTCCATACCCATCCGCCGATGGTAGCACTCAACGAAGCGCTGATCGCCGAGTACATGGAGCTGCATCCCAACGTCACTATCGAATACGAAGTCATTCCCAACAACCAGTTCTTTGAGAAGATGATCGTCTCCATGACCACCGGTGTTGGCCCGGACATCATCAACATGGGCAACTCGCAGCTGGTCTCCGACTACATCCCCAACGGGCTGGTGGATGAGGTTGACTACGCTGCGATGGGCTATGCCTCGATGGATGAACTGCTGGCCCAGTACGTGCCCGCCGGTCTCAAAGGCGCGATGGTCGACGGCAAGTACTATGGCATCCCCAGCGAGTTTAACACCGACCTGCTGGCCATTTACGTCCCCGATCTGGTCGCTGCCGGTTACCCAGAAGATTGGGCCCCGACCACCTGGGATGAACTGGGCGAAGTCGCCGGCAGCCTGAGCCAGTTTGACGCCAACGGCAACCAGACTCACCGTGGCTTCGATCTGGTCTACCTGCATGCCGGCTGGTATTCCAACCAGTTCCAGACGTTGGCCAAGCAAACGGGCTGCACCTACTACAATGAAGAAGGCACCGAGAGCACGATCA
Protein-coding sequences here:
- a CDS encoding GntR family transcriptional regulator encodes the protein MDFSGVDPHRSEQLYLQIRRLVVEAIQNNALLPGQQIPSIAAIARQARVSRMTVRQALDALIHEGWIQTVPGKGSFVARKTPVVLDLEHVVGWSDEMRRQGIEPSARLISAEVIPADPTVARALDLPVSTAVYRIVRVQYAGEVPLGVDTTYLPAGRFPGFAAHIAANPASISKVMVEQYGIRLPHGIQFVEAISVDRATAELIGVLPGSPVLLAERTTFAADDTPVQFVQAVHRSGLVRLKIRLTNTFSPYN
- a CDS encoding sugar ABC transporter substrate-binding protein, which produces MNLRRNLFAVLLVSALLTGSLVAAQGDEPVKLVFWFHTHPPMVALNEALIAEYMELHPNVTIEYEVIPNNQFFEKMIVSMTTGVGPDIINMGNSQLVSDYIPNGLVDEVDYAAMGYASMDELLAQYVPAGLKGAMVDGKYYGIPSEFNTDLLAIYVPDLVAAGYPEDWAPTTWDELGEVAGSLSQFDANGNQTHRGFDLVYLHAGWYSNQFQTLAKQTGCTYYNEEGTESTINAPECVAAAQIWRDMIFKYKAANPALSARESTVPLQDYIDGTVSMTFIQPWGMELVRQGNPERWENTKLVPLPQYDPENPKTKVNAYYWGVNADSQVQEEAWKFIAFLASHPGRWLLEVNFLQANANMDQLPEAAEFPYAESWMKALEPGEFFQLYPNANETHEALRVALEDILFNDADIQTTLDNLKAELDFIVQ